A stretch of the Streptococcus oralis genome encodes the following:
- a CDS encoding ABC transporter ATP-binding protein, producing the protein MVKEAIRTAKLSKRYGTKNVVDNLNLSIKPGEIVGFLGLNGAGKTTTMRMMLGLIKSTSGECYIQGRKLDLSNLELRNEIGYIIETPYSYPDLTVRENLEIVSKLRGVNKDNIDWVIEKLKLKKYEHKQEKHLSLGNVARLGIAKAIIHKPKILILDEPTNGLDPFGVIEVRELLKELANNLGTTVLISSHNLEEISKIATRIVIVHEGRLIREVESNELEQYLEKKLLVRGSNNKAMKEVLSNQGYHVNIQSDTENNIDFLELTDTKAVEYPEKIATLLVNAGYPPKSLTVEKEDLEHYFLRILNDHNGGVSNEKA; encoded by the coding sequence ATGGTGAAAGAAGCAATTAGAACCGCAAAGCTTTCTAAAAGATATGGAACAAAAAATGTTGTCGACAACTTGAATCTTTCAATAAAACCTGGTGAAATAGTAGGTTTTTTAGGACTAAATGGTGCAGGGAAAACAACGACGATGAGAATGATGCTAGGATTGATAAAATCTACATCAGGAGAATGTTATATCCAAGGAAGAAAGTTAGATCTAAGTAATTTAGAACTTCGAAACGAAATAGGTTATATTATTGAGACGCCTTATTCTTATCCAGACTTAACTGTGAGAGAAAATTTAGAAATAGTTAGTAAATTAAGAGGGGTTAATAAAGATAATATTGACTGGGTAATTGAGAAATTAAAACTAAAGAAATATGAACATAAACAGGAGAAGCATCTTTCTTTAGGAAATGTTGCGCGTTTAGGAATTGCAAAAGCGATTATTCATAAACCTAAAATTCTAATTCTTGATGAGCCAACAAATGGATTAGATCCTTTTGGAGTTATTGAAGTGAGAGAACTATTAAAGGAATTGGCGAATAATCTAGGCACAACTGTTCTTATTTCAAGTCATAATCTGGAAGAAATATCTAAAATTGCTACTAGGATAGTTATTGTACATGAGGGCAGACTTATAAGAGAAGTTGAAAGCAATGAATTAGAGCAGTACTTAGAAAAGAAGTTACTAGTAAGAGGCTCTAATAATAAGGCTATGAAAGAAGTATTATCTAACCAGGGCTATCATGTAAACATTCAATCAGACACAGAAAATAATATCGATTTCTTAGAATTAACTGATACAAAAGCTGTGGAATATCCGGAAAAAATTGCTACATTGCTAGTTAATGCAGGTTATCCACCTAAATCACTGACTGTTGAGAAAGAAGATTTAGAGCATTATTTCTTAAGAATACTGAATGACCATAATGGAGGTGTTTCGAATGAAAAAGCTTAG
- a CDS encoding TetR/AcrR family transcriptional regulator, with product MATAFTTEEKEVIRKKLHKVAKECLQRYGVKKTTVDQMAAMVDISKGSFYNFYSSKEMLFFAVLEEYQIDVMNRLTEQLDMEAKIDTNRLVQLLYDFYQDFRYSFMYTIFKNNEMELLIRKLPKEAITNHHLIDDRMVKKIVSRINIKENVSVEIVSALFRTIAMTILHIEEIGEKQFDTTLKLVIQGVVEQITKEDR from the coding sequence ATGGCTACTGCTTTTACTACTGAAGAAAAAGAAGTAATTAGAAAGAAATTACATAAAGTTGCAAAGGAATGCCTTCAAAGATATGGGGTTAAGAAAACCACAGTTGATCAGATGGCGGCAATGGTAGATATTTCCAAAGGTTCTTTTTATAATTTTTATTCCTCAAAAGAAATGTTATTTTTTGCGGTCTTAGAAGAATATCAAATAGATGTTATGAATCGCTTGACAGAACAATTAGATATGGAAGCCAAGATAGATACAAATCGTCTGGTACAGTTACTTTATGATTTTTATCAAGATTTTCGATACTCATTTATGTATACCATATTTAAAAATAATGAAATGGAATTACTCATAAGAAAATTGCCGAAAGAGGCGATAACAAATCATCATCTGATAGACGATAGGATGGTTAAAAAAATTGTGTCTCGAATCAACATTAAAGAAAATGTATCGGTAGAAATCGTCTCTGCTTTATTTAGAACGATTGCTATGACTATATTACACATCGAGGAAATCGGCGAAAAACAATTTGATACTACATTGAAGTTAGTCATACAAGGAGTTGTGGAACAAATTACTAAGGAGGACAGGTAA
- a CDS encoding DUF896 family protein encodes MDPKKIARINELAKKKKTEGLTSAEKVEQAKLREEYIEGYRRSVRHHIEGIKIVDEEGNDVTPEKLRQVQREKGLHGRSLDDPNS; translated from the coding sequence ATGGATCCGAAAAAAATCGCTCGTATCAACGAGCTTGCCAAAAAGAAAAAAACAGAAGGCTTAACTTCTGCTGAAAAAGTGGAACAAGCTAAACTTCGTGAGGAGTATATCGAAGGTTATCGTCGTTCTGTTCGTCACCACATTGAAGGAATTAAAATTGTGGACGAGGAAGGAAATGATGTCACACCAGAAAAACTACGCCAAGTACAACGTGAAAAAGGTTTGCATGGTCGTAGTTTAGATGATCCTAACTCATAA
- the glyS gene encoding glycine--tRNA ligase subunit beta has translation MTKNLLVELGLEELPAYVVTPSEKQLGEKMAAFLKENRLSFEAIQTFSTPRRLAVRVTGLADKQSDLTEDFKGPAKKIALDSDGNFTKAAQGFVRGKGLTVEDIEFREIKGEEYVYVTKEEVGQPVEAIVPGVVDVLKSLTFPVSMHWANNTFEYIRPVHTLTVLLDEQEFDLDFLDIKGDRVSRGHRFLGQETKIQSALSYEEDLRKQFVIADPREREQMIVDQIKAIEAEHGVRIEIDADLLNEVLNLVEYPTAFMGSFDAKYLEVPEEVLVTSMKEHQRYFVVRDQDGKLLPNFISVRNGNAEHLENVIKGNEKVLVARLEDGEFFWREDQKLVISDLVEKLNHVTFHEKIGSLREHMIRTGQIAILLAEKAGLSVDETVDLARAAAIYKFDLLTGMVGEFDELQGIMGEKYALLAGETPAVAAAIREHYMPTAAEGELPESKVGAILAIADKLDTILSFFSVGLIPSGSNDPYALRRATQGVVRILDAFGWHIAMDELIDSLYALKFDSLTYENKAEVMDFIKARVDKMMGSTPKDIKEAVLASSNFVVADMLEAASALVEASKKEDFKSSVESLSRAFNLAEKAEGTDTVDPALFENEEEKALAEAVESLVLSGTASQQLEQLFALSPVIDAFFENTMVMAEDQTVRQNRLAILSQLTKKAAKLARFNQINTK, from the coding sequence ATGACAAAAAACTTATTAGTAGAACTCGGTCTTGAAGAGTTACCAGCCTACGTAGTAACTCCAAGCGAAAAACAACTAGGTGAAAAAATGGCAGCCTTCCTCAAAGAAAATCGTCTTTCCTTTGAAGCCATTCAAACCTTCTCAACACCACGCCGTTTGGCTGTTCGTGTGACTGGTCTTGCAGACAAACAGTCTGATTTGACAGAAGATTTCAAGGGTCCAGCAAAGAAAATCGCCTTGGATAGTGATGGAAACTTCACCAAAGCAGCTCAAGGATTTGTCCGTGGAAAAGGGTTGACAGTTGAAGATATTGAATTCCGTGAAATCAAAGGTGAAGAATATGTCTATGTTACCAAGGAAGAAGTGGGGCAACCAGTTGAAGCCATTGTTCCAGGTGTAGTAGACGTCTTGAAGTCACTAACTTTCCCTGTCAGCATGCACTGGGCTAACAACACTTTTGAATATATCCGCCCTGTACACACTTTGACAGTTCTCTTGGACGAGCAAGAATTTGATCTGGATTTCCTTGATATCAAGGGCGATCGTGTGAGTCGCGGTCATCGTTTCTTGGGACAAGAAACCAAGATTCAGTCAGCATTGAGCTACGAAGAAGATCTTCGTAAGCAGTTTGTAATCGCGGATCCTCGTGAACGTGAGCAAATGATTGTTGACCAAATAAAAGCAATCGAAGCTGAGCATGGTGTACGTATCGAAATTGATGCTGATTTGCTCAATGAAGTCTTGAACTTGGTTGAATACCCAACTGCCTTTATGGGAAGTTTTGATGCCAAATACCTTGAAGTTCCAGAAGAAGTTTTGGTGACTTCGATGAAGGAACACCAACGCTACTTCGTTGTCCGAGATCAAGATGGAAAACTCTTACCAAACTTTATTTCTGTTCGTAACGGAAACGCAGAGCATTTGGAAAATGTCATCAAAGGAAATGAAAAAGTTTTGGTAGCTCGTTTGGAAGACGGTGAATTCTTCTGGCGTGAAGACCAAAAATTGGTCATTTCTGACCTAGTCGAAAAATTGAACCATGTGACCTTCCACGAAAAGATTGGTTCTCTTCGTGAACACATGATTCGTACGGGGCAGATTGCCATTCTCTTGGCAGAAAAAGCTGGTTTGTCAGTGGATGAAACAGTTGACCTAGCTCGTGCAGCAGCTATTTACAAGTTTGACTTGTTGACGGGTATGGTTGGTGAGTTTGATGAGCTCCAAGGTATTATGGGTGAAAAATATGCCCTTCTTGCTGGTGAAACTCCAGCGGTGGCAGCTGCTATTCGTGAACACTACATGCCGACAGCTGCTGAAGGAGAACTTCCAGAGAGCAAGGTTGGAGCCATTCTAGCCATTGCAGACAAATTGGATACGATTTTGAGTTTCTTCTCAGTAGGCTTGATTCCATCAGGTTCTAACGACCCTTATGCCCTTCGTCGTGCGACCCAAGGTGTGGTTCGTATCTTGGATGCTTTTGGTTGGCACATTGCTATGGATGAGTTGATTGATAGCCTTTATGCTTTGAAATTCGACAGCTTGACTTATGAAAATAAAGCAGAGGTTATGGACTTTATCAAGGCTCGTGTTGATAAGATGATGGGTTCTACTCCAAAAGACATTAAGGAAGCAGTCCTTGCAAGTTCAAACTTTGTTGTGGCAGATATGTTAGAAGCAGCAAGTGCTCTTGTCGAAGCAAGCAAGAAAGAAGATTTCAAATCGTCTGTCGAATCCCTCTCACGTGCCTTTAACTTGGCTGAAAAAGCCGAAGGAACTGATACTGTTGATCCTGCTCTCTTTGAGAATGAAGAAGAGAAAGCCTTGGCAGAAGCCGTAGAATCACTCGTCTTGTCAGGAACTGCAAGTCAGCAATTAGAACAACTCTTTGCGCTTAGCCCAGTTATTGATGCTTTCTTTGAAAATACCATGGTGATGGCTGAAGATCAGACTGTCCGACAAAATCGCTTGGCTATCTTGTCGCAATTAACCAAAAAAGCAGCTAAACTTGCACGTTTCAACCAAATTAATACTAAATAA
- the glyQ gene encoding glycine--tRNA ligase subunit alpha has protein sequence MSKKLTFQEIILTLQQFWNDQGCMLMQAYDNEKGAGTMSPYTFLRAIGPEPWNAAYVEPSRRPADGRYGENPNRLYQHHQFQVVMKPSPSNIQELYLESLEKLGINPLEHDIRFVEDNWENPSTGSAGLGWEVWLDGMEITQFTYFQQVGGLATGPVTAEVTYGLERLASYIQEVDSVYDIEWADGVKYGEIFIQPEYEHSKYSFEISDQEMLLENFDKFEKEAGRALEEGLVHPAYDYVLKCSHTFNLLDARGAVSVTERAGYIARIRNLARVVAKTFVAERKRLGYPLLDEATRAKLLAEDAE, from the coding sequence ATGTCTAAAAAATTGACTTTCCAGGAAATCATCCTTACTTTACAACAATTTTGGAATGACCAAGGTTGTATGCTCATGCAGGCTTATGATAATGAAAAAGGTGCGGGGACAATGAGTCCTTACACTTTCCTTCGTGCTATCGGACCTGAGCCATGGAATGCGGCTTATGTAGAGCCATCACGTCGTCCTGCTGACGGTCGTTACGGGGAAAATCCTAACCGTCTCTACCAACACCACCAATTCCAAGTGGTTATGAAGCCATCTCCATCAAATATCCAGGAACTTTACCTTGAGTCTTTGGAAAAATTGGGTATCAATCCATTGGAACACGATATCCGCTTCGTTGAAGATAACTGGGAAAATCCATCGACTGGTTCAGCTGGTCTTGGTTGGGAAGTTTGGCTTGATGGGATGGAAATCACTCAGTTCACTTATTTCCAACAAGTTGGTGGATTGGCAACTGGACCTGTGACTGCGGAAGTTACCTATGGTTTGGAACGTTTGGCTTCTTACATTCAAGAAGTTGACTCTGTCTATGATATCGAGTGGGCTGATGGCGTAAAATACGGAGAAATCTTTATCCAGCCTGAGTATGAGCATTCAAAATATTCATTTGAAATTTCGGACCAAGAAATGTTGCTGGAAAACTTTGATAAGTTTGAAAAGGAAGCTGGTCGTGCATTAGAAGAAGGCTTGGTTCACCCTGCCTATGACTATGTTCTTAAATGTTCACACACCTTTAATCTGCTTGATGCGCGTGGTGCCGTTTCCGTAACGGAGCGTGCAGGCTATATCGCCCGTATCCGTAACTTGGCCCGTGTAGTAGCCAAAACCTTTGTTGCAGAACGCAAACGCCTAGGCTACCCACTTTTGGATGAAGCAACACGAGCTAAACTCCTAGCAGAAGACGCAGAATAG
- a CDS encoding GFA family protein encodes MLKGSCLCKAVTYTLDEELSELVFCHCSFCRKATASAYTVNAKVSSKNLVLHGKEQLVTYSSSPGKQRYYCQNCHSQIFTAQENIPEVCALKLGTIDECDQNLQTVPKRHIFQNPAFSWLLDE; translated from the coding sequence ATGCTTAAAGGATCTTGTTTATGCAAAGCAGTGACCTACACTTTAGATGAGGAATTGTCGGAATTAGTTTTTTGCCACTGCTCATTCTGTCGGAAAGCAACTGCGTCTGCCTATACAGTGAATGCCAAAGTTAGCAGTAAAAATCTAGTGTTGCATGGAAAAGAACAGTTGGTTACCTATAGTTCATCTCCAGGAAAACAACGCTATTACTGTCAGAACTGTCATAGTCAAATTTTCACTGCTCAAGAAAATATACCAGAAGTCTGTGCTTTAAAATTAGGTACAATAGATGAATGCGATCAGAATTTACAAACTGTTCCCAAACGTCATATTTTTCAGAACCCAGCTTTTTCTTGGTTGCTTGATGAATAA